The following proteins are encoded in a genomic region of Streptococcus constellatus subsp. constellatus:
- a CDS encoding class I SAM-dependent methyltransferase encodes MDVAAYKEFLNQPWGKLYYEILFAQLAHIKNKKVLDFGSGFGLVADFLAQNNQVIAIEPNDEMIAERQQNFHYQQLQGSLEMLKDIPNAHFDLIVCHNVLEYADTPALYLAEFSRLLKKGGQISLVKHNEVGRIMQTVVFANDTNLALDLLSGQSYQSHTMGQATYYDLADLLQKVTSELTVQNYQGIRIFYGLQDNAVKTAVAWQEKMLKIELAVCQQSPYRDIAAFQHIWLQKGFKNDSLC; translated from the coding sequence ATGGACGTGGCAGCTTACAAGGAATTTTTAAATCAACCATGGGGGAAGCTTTATTATGAGATTCTATTTGCTCAGTTAGCACATATAAAAAATAAAAAGGTATTAGATTTTGGGAGTGGTTTTGGTTTGGTGGCGGATTTTTTGGCACAAAACAATCAGGTAATAGCTATAGAACCAAATGACGAGATGATTGCAGAACGTCAGCAGAATTTCCATTATCAGCAACTACAAGGCAGTCTAGAAATGTTGAAAGATATTCCAAATGCTCATTTTGACCTCATTGTCTGCCATAATGTTCTGGAGTATGCGGATACTCCAGCTCTTTATCTAGCTGAATTTAGCAGATTGCTGAAAAAAGGTGGACAAATTTCGCTCGTTAAGCACAATGAAGTGGGGCGAATTATGCAGACAGTAGTGTTTGCAAATGATACGAATTTAGCGTTAGATTTATTATCAGGGCAGTCTTATCAATCGCATACAATGGGACAAGCAACCTATTATGATTTAGCAGACTTATTACAAAAGGTTACGTCTGAATTGACTGTTCAGAATTATCAAGGAATTCGAATTTTTTATGGCTTGCAAGACAATGCAGTTAAAACAGCAGTCGCTTGGCAGGAAAAGATGTTGAAGATAGAGCTTGCAGTTTGCCAACAGTCTCCTTATCGTGATATTGCTGCTTTTCAACATATTTGGCTGCAAAAAGGATTCAAGAATGATTCATTATGTTGA
- a CDS encoding DUF3042 family protein: MAKGFVKGVVTGVAGTVAAVAGAVYTFKKKVIEPEEKKAAFIEENRKKAARKRVSH; encoded by the coding sequence ATGGCTAAAGGATTTGTTAAAGGGGTTGTTACTGGGGTTGCTGGTACTGTTGCTGCTGTTGCAGGTGCAGTTTATACATTTAAGAAAAAAGTGATTGAACCTGAAGAAAAGAAGGCAGCTTTCATCGAAGAAAATCGCAAAAAAGCAGCTCGTAAACGTGTATCACACTAA
- a CDS encoding efflux RND transporter periplasmic adaptor subunit, with translation MKKLKKWQLFSLIGVTTVVILGAIGTILLFNGNNVADKEKTIQVQKVREGSVASSVLLSGNIAATNEQYVYYDSTKGDLDSVLVNVGDKVTAGQALVQYKSVEAQAAYDTAVRALNKIDRQIYDLKTYGTTIETTGDAATDDKTTASAQRSVDSQLKDLQDNRADAEANVNKAQAQLNATTVTSANDGTVVEVNRDVSKSTTGANQTLVHIVNNGNLQVKGELSEYNLANLSVGQEVTMTSKVYPDKKWTGKISYISNYPKDNQNTAAAGAGNASSGAKYPYTVDITSEIGDLKQGFSINIEVKNKTRGILVPVSSIVSESNKSYIWTIEKGTAKKVQVTLGNADAKHQEISSGLTKDSKVITNPTDSLKDGQEVKSYEETH, from the coding sequence ATGAAAAAATTGAAAAAATGGCAGTTGTTTAGCCTAATTGGTGTAACTACGGTTGTTATTTTAGGAGCGATAGGTACGATTCTCTTGTTCAATGGTAATAATGTCGCTGATAAAGAGAAAACGATCCAAGTGCAAAAAGTGAGGGAAGGATCAGTTGCTTCGTCTGTCTTATTGTCAGGAAATATTGCAGCTACTAATGAGCAGTACGTCTATTATGATAGTACCAAAGGTGATTTGGATAGTGTTCTTGTAAATGTTGGAGATAAAGTAACAGCTGGTCAAGCTTTGGTACAATACAAGAGTGTGGAAGCACAAGCTGCTTACGATACTGCTGTTCGCGCGTTAAATAAAATCGATCGCCAAATTTATGATTTAAAAACGTATGGAACAACTATTGAAACGACAGGTGATGCAGCTACGGATGATAAAACAACTGCATCTGCACAACGGTCTGTTGATTCCCAACTAAAGGATTTGCAAGACAATCGTGCAGATGCAGAAGCTAATGTCAATAAAGCACAAGCCCAGCTAAATGCGACGACTGTAACGAGTGCAAATGATGGAACCGTAGTAGAAGTAAATCGCGATGTTTCTAAGTCTACAACAGGAGCAAATCAAACGCTTGTTCATATTGTTAATAACGGCAACCTTCAAGTAAAAGGGGAGCTATCAGAGTACAATTTAGCAAATCTTTCCGTTGGACAGGAAGTGACGATGACGTCCAAGGTTTATCCAGACAAGAAATGGACTGGAAAAATCAGCTATATCTCCAATTATCCGAAAGACAACCAAAATACAGCAGCAGCTGGTGCAGGGAATGCGAGCTCAGGAGCAAAATATCCATATACAGTTGATATTACAAGTGAAATTGGTGATTTGAAGCAAGGTTTCTCCATTAATATTGAAGTAAAAAATAAGACAAGAGGTATTCTTGTGCCAGTCAGCAGTATCGTTTCTGAAAGCAATAAGAGCTATATTTGGACAATAGAAAAAGGAACTGCGAAAAAAGTTCAAGTGACACTTGGAAATGCAGATGCTAAACATCAAGAAATCTCATCTGGTTTGACAAAAGATAGTAAAGTTATCACCAATCCGACAGATAGCTTGAAAGATGGTCAAGAGGTGAAATCATATGAAGAAACTCATTGA
- the gorA gene encoding glutathione-disulfide reductase, whose amino-acid sequence MRTFDIIAIGGGSGGIATMNRAGEHGAKAVVIEEKKLGGTCVNVGCVPKKIMWYGAQIAEAIQDYGPDYGFTSDNQQFDFRTLRKNREAYIDRARHSYHNSFTRNGVEVIEGRAKFIDRHTVEVNGEIIQAKHIVIATGAHPHIPAIPGAELGETSDDVFAWEELPQSVAILGAGYIAVELVGLLHALGVKTDLFVRRERPLRNFDAYIIEGLVEEMKKSGPTLHTHKIPKKLEKVENDLLRITFEDGTSHVAQHVIWATGRTANTEGLNLEAAGVTLDTRGFITVDEFQNTATQGIYALGDVTGEKELTPVAIKAGRTLAERLFNGKTEAKMDYSNIPTVVFSHPAIGTVGLTEEQAIQQYGAENLHIYTSGFTSMYSAVTQHRQQAKFKLITTGTDEKVIGLHGIGYGVDEMIQGFAVAIKMGATKADFDATVAIHPTGSEEFVTMR is encoded by the coding sequence ATGAGAACATTTGACATCATCGCCATTGGTGGCGGTAGCGGAGGAATAGCAACCATGAACCGTGCTGGAGAACATGGTGCAAAAGCTGTCGTTATTGAAGAAAAGAAATTAGGAGGCACCTGTGTCAACGTCGGTTGCGTTCCAAAAAAAATCATGTGGTATGGTGCACAAATTGCCGAAGCTATTCAAGACTATGGACCAGATTATGGATTTACTTCAGATAATCAGCAATTTGATTTTAGGACACTTCGAAAGAATCGCGAAGCATATATTGACCGTGCACGCCATTCTTACCATAATAGTTTCACTCGGAATGGAGTTGAGGTGATTGAAGGTCGTGCCAAATTCATAGACCGCCATACAGTTGAAGTAAATGGCGAGATCATTCAAGCTAAACATATTGTTATCGCAACTGGTGCTCATCCTCATATTCCAGCAATCCCCGGAGCAGAATTAGGTGAAACTTCTGACGATGTTTTCGCATGGGAAGAACTCCCGCAGTCTGTTGCCATTCTTGGTGCAGGCTATATTGCAGTCGAATTAGTCGGACTTCTGCATGCTTTAGGCGTAAAAACAGATCTCTTTGTCCGTCGAGAACGTCCTCTCCGTAATTTTGATGCTTATATCATAGAAGGTCTTGTAGAAGAAATGAAGAAATCAGGTCCTACTCTACACACCCACAAAATACCAAAAAAGCTTGAAAAAGTTGAAAACGATTTGCTTCGCATCACTTTTGAGGACGGAACGAGCCACGTCGCCCAACACGTCATCTGGGCAACAGGGCGGACTGCCAACACCGAAGGATTAAATTTAGAAGCTGCTGGTGTTACCCTTGATACTCGTGGCTTTATCACAGTCGATGAGTTTCAGAATACAGCAACACAAGGTATTTATGCTCTAGGAGATGTTACAGGAGAAAAAGAATTAACCCCTGTTGCTATCAAGGCAGGGCGTACCTTAGCAGAGCGCTTATTTAATGGAAAAACTGAAGCTAAAATGGATTATTCTAACATTCCAACTGTTGTCTTCTCTCACCCAGCAATTGGAACCGTTGGCTTGACTGAAGAACAAGCCATTCAACAATATGGAGCAGAAAACCTTCACATTTATACCTCTGGTTTCACTTCCATGTATTCAGCTGTCACCCAACACAGACAACAAGCTAAGTTCAAACTGATTACAACAGGAACAGATGAGAAAGTCATTGGTCTCCACGGAATCGGTTACGGAGTTGATGAAATGATTCAAGGCTTTGCAGTTGCTATTAAAATGGGAGCGACCAAAGCAGATTTTGATGCGACCGTTGCCATCCATCCTACTGGATCAGAAGAATTTGTTACCATGCGCTGA
- a CDS encoding ABC transporter ATP-binding protein produces the protein MKKLIDLKNVNKSYRNGDQELQVLKDIHLAVEEGEFVAIMGPSGSGKSTLMNIIGMLDRPTSGEYYLEGEEVAKLGEKKLAKVRNQQIGFVFQQLFLLSKLNALQNVELPLIYAGVSQFKRKALAEQYLKKVELEARMHHLPSELSGGQKQRVAIARALVNHPSIILADEPTGALDTKTGEQIMELLTELNREGKTIIMVTHEPEIAAFAKRQIVIRDGVISSDTKKGEA, from the coding sequence ATGAAGAAACTCATTGATTTAAAAAATGTGAATAAAAGTTATCGCAATGGAGATCAAGAACTTCAGGTCTTGAAAGATATTCATTTGGCTGTTGAAGAAGGTGAGTTTGTTGCAATTATGGGGCCTTCTGGTTCAGGTAAGTCAACGCTAATGAATATCATTGGTATGCTCGATAGACCAACGAGTGGAGAGTATTATTTAGAAGGAGAAGAAGTCGCCAAACTAGGTGAAAAGAAGTTAGCAAAAGTCCGCAATCAGCAGATTGGCTTTGTGTTTCAACAATTATTCTTGTTGTCAAAATTAAATGCTCTTCAAAATGTAGAACTTCCTTTGATTTATGCCGGAGTTTCTCAATTCAAACGAAAAGCCTTAGCAGAGCAATACCTTAAAAAAGTTGAGCTAGAAGCGCGTATGCACCATTTACCGTCAGAACTTTCTGGCGGTCAAAAACAGAGGGTAGCCATTGCGCGTGCCTTAGTTAATCATCCTTCCATTATCTTAGCGGATGAACCAACTGGTGCTTTGGATACCAAGACAGGTGAGCAAATTATGGAATTGCTGACGGAGCTAAACCGTGAAGGGAAAACGATTATCATGGTCACTCATGAACCAGAAATTGCAGCCTTTGCAAAGCGCCAAATTGTCATTCGTGATGGTGTCATTTCGTCGGATACTAAGAAAGGAGAAGCATGA
- a CDS encoding ABC transporter permease, translated as MQNWKFAINSIMGHKMRSFLTMLGIIIGVMSVMVIVALGSGMSKAFTDVLGGAQQDVSIFYSHKRSKNGDGVRSYQEMREDADSGNSDETVSTEVEPEIKEAWVKQAVREISGIDNYYVTNNTTATVNYGKKKADKIPIIGINSTYFTVKKYQIVAGRILTANDYQTFARVVLIDTKLADILFGGADKALNQIVQLGNNNYRVIGVYKDPNETRNRLANMNNGNLLMANTQLAAEYNAAEIMNVVVHVKKLDNVLKDGSAAARLMTKLSGVKEGEYQMFDQAGQLASIQSQIAIVQIVFGAIAGIALLVGGIGVMNIMLVSVTERTREIGLRKALGATRGNILMQFVIESIVLTAIGGLIGLALAALIVASIGHNLDSFFGAPPTITTVSAVGSVFFSATIGIIFGILPANKASKLDPIESLRYE; from the coding sequence ATGCAGAATTGGAAATTTGCAATTAACTCCATTATGGGGCATAAAATGCGTTCTTTCTTAACGATGTTGGGCATTATTATTGGTGTTATGTCTGTCATGGTGATTGTGGCTCTAGGAAGTGGTATGTCAAAAGCTTTCACAGATGTCTTAGGTGGCGCTCAGCAAGATGTCTCCATATTTTATTCACATAAAAGAAGTAAAAATGGAGATGGGGTTAGAAGTTATCAAGAAATGCGTGAAGATGCTGACAGTGGAAATAGCGATGAGACGGTTTCGACTGAAGTAGAGCCTGAGATCAAAGAAGCCTGGGTCAAACAGGCAGTTAGAGAGATTAGCGGGATTGATAACTATTATGTCACAAATAACACAACTGCCACGGTAAATTATGGTAAGAAAAAAGCGGATAAGATTCCTATAATAGGTATTAATTCAACTTATTTTACAGTAAAGAAATATCAAATTGTTGCAGGTCGGATTCTGACAGCAAATGATTATCAAACATTTGCAAGAGTTGTTTTGATAGATACAAAATTGGCTGATATTCTTTTTGGAGGTGCAGACAAAGCACTCAATCAGATTGTTCAGCTAGGAAATAATAACTACCGTGTAATTGGTGTTTATAAAGATCCAAATGAAACACGAAATCGTTTAGCCAATATGAACAACGGAAATCTACTAATGGCTAATACCCAGTTGGCTGCGGAATACAATGCTGCCGAGATTATGAATGTCGTGGTGCACGTCAAAAAATTAGATAATGTATTGAAAGATGGAAGTGCAGCAGCGCGTTTGATGACAAAGTTGTCTGGCGTGAAAGAAGGCGAGTACCAAATGTTTGACCAAGCTGGTCAATTGGCTTCTATTCAAAGCCAGATTGCTATCGTACAAATAGTTTTTGGTGCAATTGCAGGAATCGCCCTCCTGGTTGGCGGTATCGGTGTGATGAATATCATGCTTGTATCGGTGACAGAACGCACCCGCGAAATCGGTCTTCGAAAAGCGCTTGGAGCAACTCGTGGAAATATCTTGATGCAATTTGTCATTGAGTCAATAGTGTTGACCGCAATCGGTGGTCTGATTGGGCTTGCTTTAGCAGCTCTTATCGTAGCCTCTATTGGTCATAACTTAGATTCATTTTTCGGAGCTCCTCCTACTATTACAACAGTATCTGCTGTTGGAAGTGTCTTTTTTTCAGCGACTATCGGGATTATTTTCGGGATTTTGCCAGCTAATAAGGCGTCTAAATTGGATCCGATTGAATCCTTACGTTATGAATAA
- the rnz gene encoding ribonuclease Z, with translation MQLQFLGTGAGQPSKARNVSSLVLKLLDEINEIWMFDCGEGTQNRILETTIRPRKIRKIFITHLHGDHIFGLPGFLSTRSFQANEEQTDIEIYGPVGIKSFVMTSLRVSGSRLPYRIHFHEFDEKHLGKILETDKFTVYAEKLDHSIFCVGYRIMQKDLEGTLDAEKLKVAGVPFGPLFGKVKNGEDVVLEDGTKIIAADYISAPRPGKIITILGDTRKTYASVRLAVNADVLVHESTYGKGDEKIARNHGHSTNLQAAEVAKEAGVKRLLLNHISARFLSKDIGQMRRDASSIFENVHLVKDLEEVEI, from the coding sequence ATGCAACTACAATTTTTAGGTACAGGAGCTGGTCAGCCTTCTAAGGCTCGTAATGTTTCTAGTCTGGTTTTGAAACTATTGGATGAAATCAATGAAATTTGGATGTTTGATTGTGGTGAAGGAACCCAGAATCGCATTTTAGAGACGACGATTCGTCCCAGAAAGATTAGAAAGATTTTTATCACTCATTTGCATGGGGATCATATTTTTGGTCTACCGGGTTTTTTATCCACTCGATCATTTCAAGCTAATGAAGAGCAAACAGATATTGAAATATATGGACCGGTCGGCATTAAAAGTTTTGTCATGACGAGTCTTCGTGTGTCGGGGTCGCGCCTGCCTTATCGGATTCATTTTCATGAATTTGACGAAAAACACTTAGGGAAAATTTTAGAAACTGATAAATTTACAGTTTATGCAGAGAAACTAGATCATAGCATTTTTTGTGTGGGTTACCGCATTATGCAGAAAGATTTGGAAGGTACATTGGATGCTGAGAAATTGAAAGTCGCAGGTGTTCCTTTTGGCCCTCTCTTTGGTAAGGTAAAAAATGGGGAAGACGTAGTGCTAGAAGACGGGACGAAAATTATAGCAGCGGATTACATTTCAGCTCCGCGACCTGGCAAGATCATTACTATTCTGGGAGATACACGTAAAACGTATGCCAGTGTGCGGCTTGCTGTTAATGCAGACGTCTTGGTACATGAGTCCACTTATGGCAAAGGAGATGAGAAAATCGCTCGCAATCACGGCCACTCTACCAATCTACAAGCAGCAGAAGTCGCTAAAGAGGCTGGTGTTAAGCGTCTCCTGCTCAATCATATCAGCGCGCGTTTTCTATCAAAGGATATTGGTCAAATGCGTAGAGATGCCAGTTCTATTTTTGAAAATGTCCACTTGGTCAAGGATTTAGAGGAAGTAGAGATATAA
- the miaA gene encoding tRNA (adenosine(37)-N6)-dimethylallyltransferase MiaA yields MKTKVIVIIGPTAVGKTALSVEIAKRFNGEIISGDSQQVYKKLDIGTAKITPEEQEGIPHYLIDVREVSEAYSAFDFVKEAETAIKTIVAKGKIPIIVGGTGLYIQSLLEGYHLGGSASREDILAYRSELDTLTDEELFSKIAKLGLTIPQMNRRRAMRTLEIAHLGKELENKQSDYDALLICLDDAREVLYERINQRVDLMLKAGLLEEAKWLYDYYPHVQASKGIGYKELFPYFAGELTLEEATDKIKQHTRRFAKRQLTWFRNRMNAAFYQVSKPKDKERMMQDIKEFMND; encoded by the coding sequence ATGAAAACAAAGGTAATTGTGATTATAGGCCCTACAGCAGTAGGAAAGACAGCTCTTAGTGTAGAAATTGCAAAACGTTTTAATGGTGAGATTATTAGCGGTGATAGCCAGCAAGTCTATAAAAAACTGGATATAGGAACGGCTAAAATCACTCCAGAAGAGCAAGAGGGGATTCCTCATTATTTGATAGATGTGCGAGAAGTGAGTGAAGCTTATTCAGCTTTTGATTTTGTAAAGGAGGCAGAAACTGCTATTAAAACGATTGTAGCAAAAGGAAAAATACCTATCATTGTGGGAGGAACAGGGCTTTATATTCAAAGTCTACTGGAAGGCTATCATTTGGGTGGTTCAGCTTCTCGTGAGGATATTTTAGCCTATCGATCAGAGTTAGATACTTTAACAGATGAGGAATTGTTTAGCAAAATAGCAAAGCTAGGATTGACTATTCCCCAGATGAACCGTAGGAGAGCTATGCGAACATTAGAAATTGCTCATTTGGGGAAGGAGCTTGAAAACAAACAGTCTGATTATGATGCCCTGCTAATTTGTCTAGATGATGCCCGAGAAGTTCTCTATGAGCGTATCAATCAGCGAGTGGATCTAATGTTGAAGGCTGGGCTTTTAGAAGAGGCAAAGTGGCTTTATGATTATTATCCGCATGTTCAAGCTAGTAAGGGAATTGGCTACAAGGAACTTTTTCCTTACTTTGCTGGGGAGCTGACCTTGGAGGAAGCTACGGATAAAATCAAGCAACATACTCGTCGCTTTGCCAAACGCCAGCTAACTTGGTTTCGCAACCGTATGAATGCAGCCTTTTATCAGGTTTCAAAACCGAAGGACAAAGAGCGGATGATGCAGGATATAAAGGAATTTATGAATGATTGA
- a CDS encoding GNAT family N-acetyltransferase — MIHYVENKQITVEELLLLYQSVGWSNYTDYPERLEQAFQNSLYTVAAYDNDCLVGLLRAVGDGASVLFIQDLLVLPNYQRQGIGRKLLQTTLEEWSDVYQIELVTDQSDKTLSFYQGLGFRKLSDSNCTGLIYVG, encoded by the coding sequence ATGATTCATTATGTTGAAAATAAACAAATAACTGTTGAGGAATTGCTTCTGCTTTATCAATCTGTTGGTTGGAGTAACTATACGGATTATCCAGAGCGACTAGAGCAGGCCTTTCAAAATTCTCTTTACACTGTAGCAGCGTATGACAATGACTGTCTTGTCGGTCTTCTTAGAGCAGTAGGAGATGGAGCTTCTGTTCTTTTTATCCAAGACTTACTGGTTCTACCAAATTATCAGAGACAAGGCATCGGACGTAAACTCTTACAGACTACTTTGGAAGAATGGTCAGATGTTTATCAGATTGAGTTAGTGACAGATCAATCTGATAAGACGCTATCTTTTTATCAAGGCCTCGGATTTCGAAAACTGTCTGATTCGAATTGTACAGGTTTGATTTATGTAGGATAA
- a CDS encoding SDR family NAD(P)-dependent oxidoreductase produces MRTIVITGASGGVAQEMVKLLPNDQLILVGRSREKLVKLYSNHAHCEFVELDITAYKALEAFTEEIYQKYAQVDVLVNNAGYGIFEEFDKISNEDIHAMFEVNTFALMNLSRLFGEQMKQAGHGHIVNLVSTAGLIASAKSSLYSATKFAAIGFSNALRLELMPYNVYVTTVNPGPIKTAFFDKADPDGSYIKAVDKYILEADTVAKQIVNNFGKKKRELIMPFTLKAAHKLYTLFPNFGDRLASKMFNYK; encoded by the coding sequence ATGCGAACAATCGTTATTACAGGAGCTAGTGGCGGTGTGGCTCAGGAAATGGTGAAGTTGTTGCCAAATGATCAGCTGATTTTAGTAGGACGCAGTCGGGAAAAATTAGTAAAGCTTTATTCAAATCATGCACATTGCGAATTCGTTGAGTTAGATATTACAGCTTACAAAGCTTTAGAAGCTTTTACTGAAGAAATTTACCAGAAGTATGCTCAGGTGGATGTTTTAGTCAACAATGCTGGTTACGGTATTTTTGAGGAATTTGACAAGATTAGCAATGAGGATATTCATGCCATGTTTGAAGTCAACACATTTGCTCTTATGAATCTGTCTCGTCTTTTCGGAGAGCAGATGAAGCAAGCGGGTCATGGGCATATTGTCAATCTTGTTAGCACAGCTGGGCTGATTGCTAGTGCTAAATCTAGTCTCTACTCAGCTACTAAGTTTGCGGCTATCGGTTTTTCCAATGCTTTGCGTTTAGAGTTGATGCCTTACAATGTTTATGTGACGACGGTTAATCCAGGACCGATTAAGACGGCTTTCTTTGACAAAGCTGACCCCGATGGTAGTTATATTAAGGCGGTTGATAAATACATTTTGGAAGCAGATACTGTTGCTAAGCAGATTGTGAACAATTTTGGGAAAAAGAAGCGAGAGTTGATCATGCCTTTCACACTGAAGGCGGCTCACAAGCTCTATACGCTTTTTCCTAACTTTGGTGACAGACTAGCTAGTAAAATGTTCAATTATAAGTAG
- the hflX gene encoding GTPase HflX: MIETEKQQERVILIGVELQGIDNFSLSMEELASLARTAGAQVVSSYIQKREKYDSKTFIGAGKLEEIKHMVEADEISTVIVNNRLTPRQNINLEEILGVKVIDRMQLILDIFAMRARSHEGKLQVHLAQLKYLLPRLVGQGIMLSRQAGGIGSRGPGESQLELNRRSVRNQIHDIERQLKIVEKNRATVREKRLDSSVFKIGLIGYTNAGKSTIMNALTNKNQYEADELFATLDATTKGANLTGRLNVTLTDTVGFIQDLPTELISSFKSTLEESKNVDLLVHVIDASDPNHEEHEKTVLAIMKDLDMLDIPRLTLYNKADKAGNFLPTLTPYVLISAKMENSRAVLQEALLDKMRELFVPFCIRVGSGKAYKLYELESLAIIDKREYVEESEMISGYIAEKNKWRLEEFYD, from the coding sequence ATGATTGAAACAGAAAAACAGCAGGAACGAGTCATCCTTATCGGAGTAGAATTGCAGGGAATAGATAATTTCTCCCTGTCTATGGAAGAATTAGCCAGTCTAGCCAGAACTGCTGGTGCTCAAGTGGTGTCCTCTTACATTCAGAAACGAGAAAAGTATGATAGCAAGACTTTTATTGGTGCTGGAAAATTAGAAGAAATAAAACACATGGTAGAGGCAGATGAGATCTCCACCGTAATTGTCAACAATCGTTTGACACCTCGTCAGAATATCAATTTGGAAGAGATTCTAGGGGTAAAGGTTATTGATCGTATGCAGTTAATTTTGGATATTTTTGCTATGCGGGCTAGGAGTCATGAAGGGAAGCTTCAAGTGCATTTGGCTCAGCTCAAGTACTTATTGCCGCGACTGGTTGGACAGGGTATTATGCTTAGCCGTCAGGCTGGGGGAATTGGTTCTCGTGGCCCCGGTGAAAGTCAGTTAGAACTCAATCGTCGTAGTGTTCGTAATCAGATTCATGATATTGAGCGACAACTCAAAATTGTAGAAAAAAATCGAGCAACTGTGCGGGAAAAACGTTTGGATTCTAGTGTTTTTAAAATCGGTCTGATTGGTTATACTAATGCTGGGAAGTCCACGATTATGAATGCCTTGACGAACAAGAATCAATATGAGGCAGACGAGCTTTTTGCCACTTTAGATGCGACAACTAAAGGTGCTAATCTGACGGGGAGGCTGAATGTAACATTGACGGATACGGTTGGTTTTATTCAGGATTTGCCGACTGAGTTAATATCTAGCTTCAAATCGACCTTAGAAGAGAGCAAAAATGTGGATCTTTTGGTTCATGTGATTGATGCCAGTGATCCGAATCACGAGGAACATGAAAAAACGGTCTTGGCAATTATGAAAGACTTGGATATGCTAGATATTCCTCGCTTGACCCTTTATAATAAAGCTGACAAAGCAGGAAATTTTCTTCCAACTTTAACTCCCTATGTCTTGATTTCGGCAAAGATGGAAAATAGCAGAGCAGTCTTACAAGAAGCTCTGTTGGATAAGATGCGAGAATTATTTGTTCCTTTTTGTATCAGGGTTGGCTCTGGCAAGGCCTATAAGTTGTATGAATTAGAAAGTCTAGCAATTATCGATAAGAGAGAGTATGTGGAAGAAAGTGAAATGATTTCTGGCTATATAGCAGAAAAAAATAAATGGAGACTAGAAGAATTTTATGACTGA